In Streptomyces sp. TLI_146, the genomic stretch CACCACATGGGCGCTGCCGCCGCCGCTGACGAAGGGGAGCGAGCCGGTCGGGCCGATCACGGCGATCGAGCGGGCGGCGGCGCCGGTGAGCGGCAGCGCGCGGCGCTCGTTGCGCAGCAGCGTGGCGCCGGCCTTGGCCACTTTGAGGGCGGTGCGGGCACCGGCGGCCGGGTCGCGGTCGGGGCGGGCCGGAGCGCTGCCGTCGAGCAGCCCGAAGCGCTCCATGACGGTCAGGACGCGGCGCACCGATCGGTCCACGAGCGCCCGCGGGACGCTGCCGTCCCTGACCGCCGCCTTCAGAGCGGCGCCGAAATAGGTGCCGTCGGGCATCTCCATGTCGAGCCCGGCCTTGATCGAGGCGACGGTGGAGTGGGCGGCGAACCAGTCGGTCATCACCCACCCGTCGAAGCCCCAGGCCTCCCGCAGCACCCCGGTGAGCAGGTCCGCGTTCTCGCAGGCGTAGGTCCCGTTCACCTTGTTGTACGCGCCCATGACGGCCCCGGCGCGGGCGGCGACCGCCGCCTCGAAGCCGCGCAGCTCCGCCTCGTGCAGGGTCCGCTCGTCGGCCCGTACGTCGATGGACATGCGCTCCTTCTCCTGGTTGTTCAGGGCGAAGTGCTTGACCGTGGCGATCAGGCCCTGCGCCTGGATGCCGCTCACCTCCTCGGCCACGAGATCGGCCGAGAGCAGCGGGTCCTCGGAGAAGGTCTCGAAGTTGCGGCCCGCGTACGGGGTGCGGATCAGGTTGACCATGGGCGAGAGCAGCACGTCCTGGCCGAGCGCGCGGCCCTCGCGGCCGATGACCTCCCCGTACTCCCGGGCGAGCGCCGGGTCGAAGGCGGAGGCGAGCAGCACGGGAGCGGGCAAGGCGGTCGCGTGCTTCGTGACGCGGACCCCGGCGGGACCGTCCGCCAGCCGCAGGGGCGGGATGCCGAGGCGGGGCACGCCGGGCACGTATCCGGCCTGGCCGAGGCTGTGGGGGTCGTCGGCGCCGTGCAGGAAGGTCAGCTTCTCGTCGAGGGTGAGGCGGCGGATCAGCGACTCGACCCGGGGGCTCGCGGCGGGGGCCGCGGCGGACCCGGTCGCGGGGGCACGGGTTCCGGCGGCCCCGGCGGGCCGGGCGCTCCAGCCGGTCGCTGCCGCGGCGACCGTGACGGCGCCGCCGAGCAGCCACAGGGCGGACCTGCGGGAAACGGTGTCGGACATGACCGTCACTCCTTTGTGTGCGGGCACGGCGAGGTGACACGTGCAAACGACAGGACGTGCTTCGGCTTCTGAACACACCATGAGCCAGAACCCCGGTGACGGTTCGTCAGGCGCCACGTGTTGTCCGAGAAAGCTAGGACCGGCCCGGAAAGGAGTCAATAAGTTGAACAAGAAACGGATCCGGCCCCGAGCACATGAGCGCTCGGGGCCGGATCCGTTCGGGAACCGCGTGGATCAGCTGTGCGGCCGCAGGGTCCAGACGACGGTCATCTCGCCGGTGACGGCGCCGTCCTCGCGGGTGATCGCGATGGCGACCGGGAACTCGGGGCGCTCCCCCGCGTCCAGCTCCGCGACGACGTCCGCGATCGGGCGGCCCAGCGTGGCGGTGGCGGTGACCACGCCCATGGCGAGCTTCTTGTAGCCGATCTCCGCCTTGACGGCGAGCGGCACGGCCCGGTTCATCTGGTCGCCGAAGGCGGCGATCACGATGGCACCACTGGCGGACTCGGCGAGCGTGAACATCGCGCCGGCGTGCGGTCCGCCCACGTGGTTGTGGTAGTCGGCCTGGTCGGGCAACCGGACCACGGCCCGCTCGGGGGTGGTCTCCAGGAACTCCAGCTTGAGGGTCCTGGCCATGGGAACGGTCGCGGCGAGCATCTCGCCTACGGACATCTGATCAGCGCTCATAGCATCGGATGTTACCCGTGAGTAGTAGACCTTGACCATCCCCTCACAGGGGCGGACGTTGGAGCTGTGACCTGTCCCCTCTATGGTTACTCGCCATGTGGCAAGGACAGCAGCCGCCCGGGGGCGAGCAGAATCCGCAGGACCCTAACCAGAACCCGTACCAGCAGCCGGGGTACCAGGCACCGAACCCGTACCAGCAGCCGACGCAGCCGGCGCAGCCGGCGCCCGGCGGCTACCAGCAGCCGGGATACGGCTATCCGCAGCAGCAGCCCAACCCGTACCAGCAGCCGACCGTGCCGCAGTACCCGGTGGGGGCGCCGCCCGGACCGCCGATGCCGCCGCAGGACGGCGACGGGGGCAAGAAGAAGACGACCCTGATCGCCATCGTCGCGGCGACCGCGGTCGTGGTCGCGGCGGTCGTCACCGGCGTCGTGGTCATGAAGGACGACGGCAAGAAGGACACCAAGGCCGACGACAACAAGCCGTCGCAGAGCGCCTCGGCTCCGCCGCAGGCCTCCTCGCCCGCCGCCAACCCGCGCGGCGGCTCCACCGAGCAGGAGAAGCCGACCATCGAGGGATGGAAGGTCATCACCAACCCGAAGTGGGGCACGGCCTTCGACGTCCCGTCGGACTGGGAGTTCAAGGGCCCGACCTGGGCGGGCGGCTTCGAGGACCACGCCAACCCCACCGGGAAGCCGATCATCATGCAGTCGGCACCCGCGTACTACAAGCCCAAGTGGTGCACCGAGGACTCCAACCACGACGGCAACACCGAGGACACCGAGCTCGCGGGCACCGGCACCAAGGGCGCCGACGGCGCCAAGAACACCGACGAGGTGGCCGAGAACCAGGTGCCGTGGTGGGTGTACGGCGCGTACACCCAGCCGGACAAGAACATCATCAAGATCGTCAAGCCCGTTCCGTACACCACCAAGTCGGGCATCACGGGCAGCGTCGCCCGTGCCTCGGCGACCGGGGTCAAGAAGACCAGCAAGTGCGACACGGACGGCCAGGCGATCACCTTCGGCTTCAAGAACGCCAAGGGCGACTTCGTGGCCTGGAGCCTCTACTCGGTCACCGGCGTCAACGGCGCGGTCTCCGAGGAGACCATCCAGAAGATCCTCAGCACGGTCCGCCTGGCCGGTCAGCCCACCGGCTGACCTCCGCCGTACGCGGTGACACCCCCGGCACCGCGTACGCGACGGCAATCGGTTTGGCACATCGAGGCGGCGGCGGCGATAGTCCACAGGTGACATCTGCCGCCGCCGTCTCCCGTGTCCGCCGCCCCAAGTGGGCGGGCCGCAACTACTCGCTGCTCACCGCCGCCGCGATCGTGACCAATCTGGGCAGTCAGGGCGCCCTGATCGCCTCG encodes the following:
- a CDS encoding DUF4442 domain-containing protein, producing MSVGEMLAATVPMARTLKLEFLETTPERAVVRLPDQADYHNHVGGPHAGAMFTLAESASGAIVIAAFGDQMNRAVPLAVKAEIGYKKLAMGVVTATATLGRPIADVVAELDAGERPEFPVAIAITREDGAVTGEMTVVWTLRPHS